The following are from one region of the Candidatus Wallbacteria bacterium genome:
- a CDS encoding DUF819 family protein has protein sequence MITSGFTYLATILFIAGIIVLLDKTYQNLFKHLPGVVLLYFIVMLCTTFGLWQQSPDVKLYYKMVKDAAIPCMIFLMLLRCDLRKIAKLGPKMLIGFFSATLTICTGFIVTYGLLKNQFEPEFWKPLSTLCGSWIGGTGNMAAVQGALQVPDAKMGNVLLMDSVCYGIWVMFLLAIVPYARYFNKWTHADTRLIDEVGAKLKQEQLSATGQVDFSSLFLLLGTSLFVSAACQNLAASEYIPKTQFLSTSTWAILFVTLAGTLCALTKMGQIPGASPLSNIMLYTIIGLYGSQANFRELTQAPFYIAAGFMIMAIHAGLMVALARIFKLDLFTCGVASLANIGGAASAPILAAAYSEVLIPIGVLMALLGYLVGTQGGLIVGKILSMI, from the coding sequence ATGATCACCAGCGGTTTCACCTATCTTGCCACCATCCTGTTCATTGCCGGAATTATTGTACTGCTTGACAAGACGTACCAGAATCTTTTCAAGCATCTGCCAGGCGTTGTCCTGCTCTACTTTATTGTAATGCTCTGCACTACATTTGGATTGTGGCAGCAGTCGCCAGACGTGAAACTCTACTACAAGATGGTGAAAGACGCGGCCATCCCCTGTATGATCTTCCTGATGCTGCTGCGCTGCGATCTGCGCAAGATCGCCAAACTCGGACCCAAGATGCTGATCGGCTTTTTCTCTGCTACGCTTACCATCTGCACAGGCTTCATCGTCACTTACGGCCTGCTGAAAAACCAGTTCGAGCCGGAATTCTGGAAACCCCTTTCCACGCTCTGCGGATCCTGGATCGGCGGCACTGGCAATATGGCGGCAGTACAGGGAGCTCTGCAGGTCCCAGACGCCAAGATGGGGAATGTGCTTTTAATGGACTCAGTCTGCTATGGGATCTGGGTAATGTTCCTGCTGGCGATAGTTCCATATGCCAGATATTTCAACAAATGGACCCACGCTGATACCAGACTGATCGACGAAGTTGGTGCTAAATTGAAGCAGGAGCAGCTTTCTGCTACAGGCCAGGTGGATTTTTCAAGTCTTTTTCTGCTGCTCGGCACCAGCCTGTTTGTTTCTGCAGCCTGCCAGAATCTGGCAGCTTCCGAGTACATACCAAAGACACAATTTCTTTCAACTTCCACCTGGGCGATTCTGTTTGTGACTCTGGCAGGTACACTCTGCGCTCTGACGAAAATGGGTCAGATCCCTGGCGCGTCGCCGCTCTCCAACATCATGCTCTATACGATCATAGGGTTATATGGATCGCAGGCCAATTTCCGCGAGTTGACCCAGGCTCCGTTTTATATTGCAGCAGGATTCATGATCATGGCGATCCATGCAGGTCTGATGGTGGCGCTGGCCCGGATTTTCAAGCTCGACCTGTTCACATGCGGCGTGGCGAGCCTTGCCAACATAGGAGGCGCAGCCTCGGCTCCGATCCTGGCTGCCGCCTACAGCGAGGTGCTGATCCCGATCGGAGTGCTGATGGCTTTGCTTGGATATCTGGTCGGCACTCAGGGGGGACTGATAGTAGGAAAAATATTGTCAATGATATAG